A region from the Linepithema humile isolate Giens D197 chromosome 1, Lhum_UNIL_v1.0, whole genome shotgun sequence genome encodes:
- the Nin gene encoding ninein homolog: MAEHGDLYEQQLFDVFESCLTKGEDELDESDLISICNKLHLDGLIEELKSCISKRRPDKRTISFQEFRDGLLLLLKKFQGLIMDKQHIVQPCYNSSTRGIDIEKSEVLSVNSISKIHLQAIQSGVPMDESRLMRLWEKTKVCLKGNADAATMQLISSCLGIPELPKQIAESIFEWLDQNCDGLISFDEFVIIFQKSCMKASQENNSSHNSIVQRDVNTLDFNAYKSRGIDSIQANETLDKREVAGVSNVTVLSSSEDLNALNTSLAEVTNIICDDLKNLNESPESDTIQSHIDLLQEIVNAYQEEQRNLNVAIENMKTEKEKMRVDILEANERANLLAQEIEEYQVQLEKTKESVQKQSEQRYAEITKDLLDQLNAEREMDAAALKSRDDQLQTLQKENHDMKNKVINMLQENQMLEAENKTFLNQIDKLRQSNNDLLNQIKILDAEQDEIQSMEARQQEQVDFFIDRIKHLQSEVTLLRDYNDELNAELENSRSQSKDTSYDAPSSLAYDLQLDENQDKSRITQEYNADRQIDQARASFGFGSSITEEQTDVSNATEYKRFRDTIIKDLENVLASAKCVAEKCHLRDGISRLITGMQSNSAPRYSARDAGKSIASELEMECEERANESLRDLVVSKVPKLSSAKRAAILSSTEDLNDFTGSQDVKNAVQSKTTSLRDYPPRKEEQHSVEQCKTNKEKNSSSSITEIENIPKIAITAELIEAEKKQLIERCQELERSLDLLKAEYEECEDYWAAKLEEERQLFEQEQKLSDDKLAELINKIAEYEELISPSDKSKNNGRLSPIEEKFNLEQQYVDLEDEFEKWKIKTENDISQKNLEIGDLREKLKLTEQPVTNDSYVQVPDELSLPMLSDSSRCKSSSTSSIPSINDLFANIDLCTNNQTYRTLADFPLSSDHSRPLKQEVQIDGHNLYKTHVECPVKGIRGMNKDQKAQIYQNNPHIGAKTMLTVKEEDRCDGEFKLMHDVKETSYPCTQNNAQQHVSCVHMSVLQELKIKLYEQERKKRHLQRYIKQKRHYIEKLLQRVMMQHQTEVFELQCLLRNTQEKLQIQIQTTVDQADKLASADILVKDLYIENACLTAHMKRLQERCLVLSGLDVGSTSM, encoded by the exons ATGGCTGAACATGGCGATCTTTATGAACAACAGCTTTTTGATGTATTCGAGAGCTGTTTGACAAAAGGAGAGGATGAACTCGACGAGAGTGATTTAATCTccatttgcaataaattacatCTGGATGGATTAATCGAAGAATTGAAGTCATGCATCAGCAAACGTCGTCCAGATAAACGAACTATATCCTTCCAGGAATTTCGGGATGGTTTATTACTTCTGTTAAAGAAGTTCCAAGGATTAATAATGGATAAGCAACATATTGTACAGCCATGCTATAATTCAAGTACACGTGGTATTGATATTGAGAAAAGTGAGGTTTTATCGGTCAATAGCATTTCCAAGATTCACCTTCAAGCGATACAAAGTGGTGTACCAATGGATGAGAGTAGATTAATGCGTTTGTGGGAAAAAACGAAGGTTTGTTTAAAAGGAAACGCGGATGCTGCAACGATGCAGCTTATATCAAGCTGTTTAGGAATTCCCGAGCTTCCGAAGCAAATAGCTGAATCTATCTTTGAGTGGTTAGATCAGAATTGCGATGGATTGATAAGCTTCGATGagtttgtaattatatttcaaaaatcgTGCATGAAGGCCTCGCAAGAGAATAACTCGTCTCACAACAGTATTGTACAACGCGATGTAAATACGTTAGattttaatgcatataaatcTCGTGGAATTGATTCGATACAGGCTAACGAAACTTTAGATAAGCGGGAAGTTGCAGGTGTCTCCAATGTAACTGTGCTGTCGTCCAGCGAAGATCTCAATGCTTTAAACACCAGTCTCGCGGAAGTAACAAACATTATATGCGATGATCTTAAGAATTTGAATGAATCACCAGAAAGTGATACTATTCAATCTCATATTGACTTACTGCAAGAAATAGTTAATGCGTATCAGGAGGAGCAACGCAATCTAAATGTTGCAATCGAGAACATGAAAACTGAAAAGGAGAAGATGCGTGTCGATATATTGGAAGCTAATGAACGGGCGAATTTATTAGCACAAGAAATTGAGGAATATCAAGTTCAGTTGGAAAAAACGAAGGAGAGTGTGCAGAAGCAGAGCGAACAACGTTACGCCGAAATCACGAAGGATTTGTTGGATCAGCTTAACGCTGAACGGGAAATGGACGCCGCGGCCCTCAAATCGAGAGACGATCAATTGCAGACACTGCAGAAAGAAAATCACGATATGaagaataaagttataaatatgttgCAGGAGAATCAGATGCTCGAAgcggaaaataaaacttttctcaaTCAAATCGATAAACTGCGGCAATCCAACAACGATTTGTTGaatcagataaaaatattagacgCGGAGCAGGATGAGATACAAAGCATGGAAGCGAGGCAGCAGGAGCAAGTTGATTTCTTCATCGATCGTATCAAGCATCTGCAGTCGGAAGTGACTCTCTTACGAGATTACAACGACGAGCTGAACGCGGAATTGGAAAATTCAAGAAGCCAGAGCAAAGATACGAGCTACGATGCGCCGTCATCTTTGGCGTACGATTTGCAGCTGGACGAGAACCAAGATAAGAGCCGGATAACGCAAGAGTACAATGCGGATCGGCAAATCGATCAAGCGAGAGCGTCGTTTGGTTTTGGATCATCGATAACCGAGGAGCAGACCGACGTGTCAAATGCAACGGAGTACAAAAGATTTAGAGATACGATCATAAAAGACTTGGAAAATGTATTGGCAAGTGCAAAGTGCGTCGCGGAAAAATGTCATTTGAGGGACGGCATATCGAGATTGATCACTGGCATGCAATCGAATTCCGCGCCACGCTATTCCGCGCGTGATGCAGGAAAGAGCATAGCGTCCGAACTTGAAATGGAATGCGAGGAACGGGCTAACGAGTCTTTACGGGATTTGGTCGTCTCGAAAGTACCGAAGTTGTCCTCCGCGAAGCGTGCAGCGATATTGAGTAGCACGGAAGACTTGAACGATTTTACTGGCAGTCAAGATGTGAAGAATGCGGTGCAAAGTAAAACGACGAGTCTTCGAGATTATCCACCGCGAAAAGAAGAGCAACATTCTGTGGAGCAGTGCAAAACTAATAAGGAAAAGAACAGTTCCTCAAGCATTACCGAAATCGAAAACATTCCAAAGATTGCGATAACCGCCGAATTGATAGAAGCGGAAAAGAAGCAGTTGATCGAGCGTTGCCAGGAACTCGAACGAAGCTTGGATTTGTTGAAAGCAGAATACGAAGAATGTGAGGATTATTGGGCCGCCAAGCTGGAAGAAGAGAGACAGCTCTTCGAACAAGAACAGAAGCTAAGCGACGACAAACTTGCTGAACTGATCAACAAAATAGCGGAGTACGAAGAATTAATTAGTCCTTCGGATAAATCAAAGAATAACGGACGATTGTCGCCGATAGAGGAAAAGTTCAACTTGGAACAACag TACGTAGATCTTGAGGATGAGTTTGAGAAgtggaaaataaaaactgaaaaCGATATTTCGCAGAAGAATCTAGAAATTGGGGATTTGCGCGAGAAGTTAAAACTGACAGAACAGCCGGTTACAAACGATTCTTACGTGCAAGTCCCAGACGAACTTTCCTTACCGATGTTGTCGGATTCATCGCGTTGTAAATCCTCTAGCACATCTAGCATTCCATCAATAAACGATCTGTTCGCGAATATAGATCTATGCACAAACAATCAAACGTATCGTACCTTAGCAGACTTTCCATTATCCAGCGATCATAGCAGGCCATTGAAGCAAGAAGTTCAAATCGATGGTCACAATCTGTATAAAACTCACGTCGAATGTCCCGTAAAAGGAATAAGAGGAATGAACAAAGATCAAAAAGcacaaatatatcaaaataatccACACATTGGCGCTAAGACCATGTTAACGGTGAAAGAGGAAGACAGGTGCGACGGGGAATTCAAATTGATGCACGATGTGAAAGAAACTAGTTATCCGTGCACGCAGAATAATGCACAGCAGCATGTAAGTTGCGTCCATATGAGCGTTTTGCaagagttaaaaataaaactttacgaACAAGAACGCAAGAAGCGGCATTTACAGCGTTATATTAAACAGAAGCGGCattacattgaaaaattattgcaac GTGTAATGATGCAGCATCAAACAGAAGTATTTGAATTGCAGTGCCTTCTTCGTAATACCCAAGAAAAACTCCAAATACAAATTCAAACGACTGTTGATCAG GCTGATAAATTGGCCAGTGCTGATATATTGGTGAAGGACTTGTATATAGAAAATGCATGTCTAACAGCACATATGAAACGTTTACAAGAACGTTGTCTTGTCTTAAGTGGCCTCGATGTAGGTTCGACTTCGATGTGA
- the LOC105669824 gene encoding asparagine synthetase domain-containing protein 1, with protein sequence MCGIFCSIHQSRNESESSKQWNLCKELVTARGPDYLKETHVSLSHDWHGYFAAAVLWMQGLEMTPQPSLDNSGNLLLWNGDLFSGCLAKDDVCDTNIILDELQSTTNIIPVLRKIEGPYSLVYYQKSSNMLYFGRDIIGRHSLLLKVDNEANSLMLTSIANKKMKGIIEVPAIGIFVMNLNNSQINLACYPWKEPDLRFTDVIEALETNLNVDINIKETILDSHSLINLHLHPDPRELAYLENIPYNKDFNKTLHYLLENQEINERVTCLTELLHQSVKIRVQKKPNYCKDCIKIVLNNGSITCTHSKIGILFSGGLDSAILAAIADKYVPENESIDLINVAFEKPVSNQKVSHTNGEKENVIQKYDVPDRKTGRQTYSELLRICPSRKWNLVECNITQVELQLYRASRICDLLHPLCTILDESLGCAMWFASRARGVLYPVNETYESPCRILFLGIGADELFGGYMRHRTVLRHKGWDALVQELNVELARISERNLGRDDRVVSDHGKQSRLPYLDENLVEYVQRIKPWDRCYPTEKMPTGLGDKLLLRLLACKIGFQSTANFPKRAFQFGSRIANSKENANDVSNRLYKL encoded by the exons ATGTGTGGAATATTTTGTTCTATACATCAATCTAGGAATGAATCCGAATCCTCTAAACAG TGGAATTTATGCAAAGAGCTAGTAACAGCTCGAGGACctgattatttaaaagaaacacATGTATCATTAAGTCATGATTGGCATGGATACTTTGCTGCTGCTGTATTATGGATGCAAGGTCTAGAGATGACACCACAGCCAAGTTTAGATAATAGTGGTAACTTATTACTTTGGAATGGAGATCTTTTCTCAGGTTGTTTG gCAAAAGATGATGTCTGCgacacaaatataatattggatGAATTACAATCAACTACAAATATTATACCAGTACTTCGGAAGATTGAAGGCCCTTACAGCTTAGTATATTATCAGAAGTCAAGTAATATGCTGTACTTTGGACGAGATATCATTGGACGTCATAGCTTGCTTTTAAAAGTTGACAACGAAGCTAATTCGTTGATGTTAACTTCaattgcgaataaaaaaatgaaaggaaTTATAGAGGTACCAGCTATAGGTATCTTTgtaatgaatttaaataattcacagATAAATTTAGCATGTTATCCGTGGAAAGAACCTGATTTAAGGTTTACAGATGTTATTGAAGcattagaaacaaatttaaatgtagatataaatattaaagaaactaTATTGGACAGTCATTCATTGATCAATTTGCATTTACATCCTGATCCGAGAGAATTGGCATATCTAGAAAACATACCGTATAATAAAGACTTTAACAAGACATTACATTACTTGTTGGAAAatcaagaaataaatgaaagagtTACGTGCTTGACAGAACTCTTGCATCAATCGGTAAAAATCAGAGTGCAGAAAAAACCAAATTATTGCAAGGACTGTATAAAGATCGTGTTAAATAATGGAAGTATCACTTGCACTCATTCCAAGATTGGTATATTATTCTCTGGTGGCTTAGACTCGGCAATCTTAGCAGCGATTGCTGACAAATATGTTCCGGAAAATGAAAGTATAGATCTCATTAATGTTGCATTTGAAAAACCCGTAAGTAACCAGAAAGTAAGTCATACGAATGGCGAGAAGGAGAATGTAATCCAGAAATATGATGTGCCAGACAGGAAAACCGGGCGACAAACGTATTCGGAGTTGTTACGAATTTGTCCCAGCAGGAAGTGGAATCTCGTAGAA TGTAATATCACGCAAGTGGAACTGCAGTTGTATCGTGCCTCACGAATTTGTGATTTACTGCATCCGTTGTGTACAATTCTGGATGAGAGTCTAGGATGCGCCATGTGGTTTGCAAGTCGCGCGAGGGGCGTTCTCTATCCAGTTAACGAAACGTACGAGTCGCCGTGCAGAATATTGTTCCTGGGCATAGGCGCGGATGAATTATTTGGCGGTTACATGCGACACAGAACTGTATTGCGGCATAAAGGATGGGACGCGCTGGTGCAAGAATTAAATGTCGAATTGGCTAGAATTTCGGAGAGAAATTTAGGCCGGGACGACCGAGTCGTTTCTGATCATGGCAAACAGTCCCGTTTACCGTATCTGGACGAAAATCTAGTGGAATACGTGCAACGTATAAAACCATGGGACAG GTGCTATCCAACTGAGAAAATGCCGACTGGATTAGGAGACAAGCTGCTGTTACGTTTGTTAGCCTGCAAGATTGGTTTTCAAAGTACAGCAAATTTTCCTAAAAGAGCTTTCCAATTTGGCTCGCGAATCGCAAATAGCAAAGAAAATGCCAACGATGTATCAAATAGATTGTATAAACTGTGA